One genomic segment of Impatiens glandulifera chromosome 6, dImpGla2.1, whole genome shotgun sequence includes these proteins:
- the LOC124941843 gene encoding vesicle-associated protein 1-2-like, whose product MATELMEINPRELKFIFEVMKQSSCSIQLVNKTNHYLAFKVKTTSPKKYCVRPNIGVLDPKASFTFAVTMQAQKVAPTDLVCKDKFLVQCAAVPEGTADDEITSSMFAKEEGKLVEENKLKVILLSAQQSPVSLPMNGTLKQTSEDEVKPRSMENIVETSSLQNKRQIEDMHVEPKTINDAEKTKLLKELDETKQKLMDFESKLREAEFTIAKLTEGRRGLNQEKEIIQQELATMRSTKVIRKVQVGFPLLFVGMVAIVSIVIGYLLSVSA is encoded by the exons atggCTACAGAACTTATGGAAATTAATCCAAGAGAACTCAAATTCATAT TCGAAGTAATGAAGCAATCATCGTGTTCTATTCAGCTTGTAAACAAGACCAATCATTATTTGGCTTTTAAG GTTAAAACTACTTCACCCAAGAAATACTGTGTACGGCCTAATATAGGTGTTTTGGATCCAAAAGCATCTTTTACATTTGCTG TGACGATGCAAGCACAGAAAGTAGCTCCAACAGATTTGGTGTGCAAAGACAAATTTTTGGTTCAATGTGCAGCAGTTCCTGAAGGGACAGCGGATGATGAAATCACTTCTAGCATG TTTGCCAAAGAGGAGGGGAAGTTAGTTGAAGAGAACAAGCTGAAAGTGATCCTTTTGAGTGCACAACAATCACCAGTGTCATTGCCTATGAATGGAACACTAAAGCAG ACTTCTGAAGATGAAGTGAAGCCCCGTAGCATGGAGAACATTGTAGAGACATCCTCATTGCAAAACAAACGACAAATAGAAGATATGCATGTAGAGCCTAAAACTATCAATGATGCtgaaaagactaaactacttaAAGAGCTTGATGAGACAAAGCAAAAACTAATGGATTTTGAATCCAAGCTGAGGGAG GCTGAATTTACCATTGCGAAGCTGACAGAAGGGAGAAGAGGGCTCAATCAAGAGAAAGAAATTATACAACAGGAGCTT GCTACTATGAGAAGTACAAAAGTTATAAGAAAAGTCCAAGTGGGGTTTCCTTTACTATTTGTTGGTATGGTGGCTATAGTCAGCATTGTTATAGGTTATCTTTTATCAGTCTCAGCTTGA